A part of Setaria viridis chromosome 8, Setaria_viridis_v4.0, whole genome shotgun sequence genomic DNA contains:
- the LOC140220172 gene encoding uncharacterized protein, with protein sequence MTPISEHQQPKELGTQAATSHDAPVPSEEVAIGDAGNADQEEQRRQAARRERDFLAGIRKLIKSFKSLSHIFEIYKEEDEDDDDMDGGIEIGFPTDVQHVAHIGLDGSTSVSSSLRGLEGARELLSLSNLTTLEQFELAMAKLAATPSKEHDGVLDRAASRD encoded by the exons ATGACACCGATCAGTGAGCATCAACAGCCCAAGGAACTGGGAACACAAGCTGCAACAAGCCATGATGCTCCAGTTCCAA GTGAGGAAGTGGCAATTGGTGATGCCGGGAATGCCGACCAAGAGGAGCAGCGGAGGCAAGCAGCGAGGCGGGAGCGGGATTTCCTGGCGGGGATCAGAAAGCTCATCAAGAGCTTCAAGAGCCTTTCCCACATCTTCGAGATATacaaggaggaggacgaggacgacgatgacATGGATGGCGGCATCGAAATCGGGTTCCCCACAGATGTGCAGCACGTGGCGCACATCGGCCTTGACGGGTCCACCAGCGTGTCCTCCAGCCTGAGGGGGCTGGAGGGGGCCAGGGAGCTGCTCTCCCTCTCCAACCTCACCACCCTCGAGCAGTTCGAGCTCGCCATGGCCAAGCTCGCTGCTACTCCCAGCAAGGAGCACGATGGGGTGTTAGACAGAGCAGCCTCCCGTGATTAA
- the LOC117866302 gene encoding GDT1-like protein 3 — MDPNPRAPLLLLAVVVLLALAASVAAAAEDDASGISLGRRAGGFLHGLKKKDAVVEGDHGVALDEVGPGLFDALFASLSMILVSEIGDETFIIAALMAMRHPKSIVLSGALSALYVMTVLSTGLGRIVPNLISRKHTNSAATVLYLFFGLRLLYIAWKSDPKGSQKKEMEEVEEKLESGQGKSTARRFFARFCTPIFLEAFILTFLAEWGDRSQIATIALATHKNAIGVAVGASLGHTVCTSLAVIGGSMLASKISQRTVATIGGVLFLGFSVSSYFYPPL, encoded by the exons ATGGATCCGAACCCTAgagctcccctcctcctcctcgccgtcgtcgtcctcctcgcgctcgccgcaTCCGTG gcggcggccgccgaggaCGACGCATCGGGGATCTCGctgggccgccgcgccggg GGGTTCCTGCACGgcctgaagaagaaggacgcggtggtggagggcgacCATGGGGTGGCGCTCGACGAGGTCGGCCCGGGGCTGTTCGATGCGCTCTTCGCCAGTCTCTCCATGATCCTAGTCAGTGAG ATTGGAGATGAAACATTTATCATTGCTGCGCTGATGGCGATGCGACACCCCAAGTCAATTGTTCTGTCCGGTGCACTCTCTGCACTTTACGTGATGACG gTACTGTCAACTGGACTAGGTAGAATAGTACCCAACTTGATATCAAGGAAACACACTAATAGTGCTGCTACAG TTTTGTACTTGTTCTTTGGACTACGGTTGTTGTATATTGCTTGGAAGTCTGACCCAAAGGGATCTCAGAAGAAGGAAATGGAAGAA GTGGAAGAGAAGCTTGAGTCCGGTCAAGGAAAATCAACTGCTCGTAGGTTCTTTGCAAGATTTTGTACACCAATCTTTTTGGAG GCTTTCATCTTAACCTTTTTAGCTGAATGGGGCGATCGAAGCCAAATAGCAACAATCGCG CTGGCCACCCACAAGAATGCTATCGGAGTTGCAGTTGGAGCATCACTGGGGCACACAGTGTGTACATCTCTTGCAGTGATAGGAGGGAGTATGTTGGCATCAAAGATTTCGCAACGAACAGTAGCGACAATTGGAGGTGTTCTCTTCTTGGGGTTTTCTGTTTCATCCTACTTCTACCCTCCGTTGTGA